In Bartonella bovis 91-4, the following proteins share a genomic window:
- a CDS encoding RidA family protein produces the protein MTNSIESRLEKFGIVIPEATQPIANYITTSQNGNQLFISGQLPLSCGKPVAIGKVGATVSAEQAKKSAEVCALNILAQIKLALGDLSKIKRVIKITVFVAVDPNFTDIPLIANGASDLFVNILGESGKHARSAVGVCALPMDVPVEVEAIVEI, from the coding sequence ATGACCAATTCAATTGAAAGCCGCTTAGAAAAATTTGGTATTGTTATTCCTGAAGCAACACAACCCATTGCAAATTACATAACAACATCACAAAATGGTAATCAACTTTTCATTTCTGGCCAGCTACCACTGTCTTGTGGAAAACCGGTAGCAATCGGAAAAGTTGGCGCAACTGTCAGTGCTGAGCAAGCAAAAAAGTCAGCAGAAGTATGTGCTCTTAATATCCTTGCACAAATAAAATTAGCTCTTGGTGATTTGAGTAAAATAAAACGTGTAATAAAAATTACCGTTTTTGTTGCAGTAGATCCTAATTTTACGGATATACCCCTTATCGCTAACGGAGCTTCTGATCTATTTGTTAATATTCTCGGTGAATCTGGTAAACATGCCCGTTCTGCTGTTGGCGTCTGTGCTCTACCTATGGATGTTCCTGTAGAAGTAGAAGCTATTGTAGAAATCTAG
- a CDS encoding EipB family protein produces MIKPLFMIGLYNVLLCSAEAEEPIFLVPHRAVYDFQLESVSNEMSILGVSGRMVYEITGSVCQGYTTRSRFVNRVYMKDAPIRLTDQQIISYETGNSHEYRFNVQNKIGRDVSDNIEGVAKRTKNGIIVKLKKPKDDVYKLATAEFPIMQLKTIIQQAKAARHFYHTAVFDGTGNANEVIKESIVIGDRKELISNSETKKLGKLGEESHWPVTISYFDDAKNKDGLPLYRTNFLLYENGIMRNMLIDYGDFSIRAKLKNFELLDLENNSDTCKH; encoded by the coding sequence ATAATCAAGCCATTATTTATGATAGGTTTATACAATGTTCTCCTCTGTTCTGCAGAGGCTGAAGAACCTATTTTTTTAGTGCCTCATCGAGCTGTTTACGATTTCCAGCTTGAAAGTGTTTCTAATGAAATGTCGATCCTAGGAGTTTCTGGGCGAATGGTTTATGAAATCACAGGTTCGGTATGTCAGGGCTATACCACAAGATCTCGCTTTGTGAACCGCGTTTATATGAAAGATGCACCTATACGTTTAACGGATCAACAAATAATTAGCTATGAAACAGGTAATAGTCATGAATATCGTTTTAATGTTCAAAATAAGATTGGACGAGACGTTTCAGATAATATCGAAGGAGTGGCTAAACGCACTAAAAATGGAATTATAGTTAAATTGAAAAAGCCAAAAGACGATGTCTATAAACTTGCAACAGCTGAATTTCCAATTATGCAATTGAAAACTATTATTCAACAAGCAAAAGCAGCTCGTCATTTTTATCACACAGCAGTGTTTGATGGAACAGGTAATGCAAATGAAGTGATAAAAGAAAGTATAGTCATTGGAGACAGAAAAGAGCTAATATCTAATTCTGAAACGAAGAAATTGGGAAAATTAGGTGAGGAGAGTCATTGGCCTGTTACAATTTCTTATTTTGATGATGCAAAAAATAAAGATGGTTTACCTCTTTATCGTACCAACTTTCTTTTATATGAAAATGGTATTATGCGAAATATGCTTATAGATTATGGGGATTTTTCGATACGTGCAAAATTGAAAAATTTTGAACTACTCGATCTTGAAAACAATTCTGATACTTGTAAACATTAA
- the rpsB gene encoding 30S ribosomal protein S2 — MALPDFTMRQLLEAGVHFGHQTQRWNPKMAPYIYGQRNNIHIIDLAQTVPLLYQALKLVSDTVAHGGRVLFVGTKRQASDIIADAANRSAQYYVNARWLGGMLTNWKTISNSIHRLRKLDKILTAEAQGFTKKERLNLERDREKLNRALGGIKDMGSVPDLMFIIDTNKENIAIQEAKRLGVPVIAIVDTNCDPDGIDYPIPGNDDASRAISLYCDLVARAALDGIARQQGAMNIDVGAQVDVPVEPVLEDAVSVVES, encoded by the coding sequence GTGGCATTACCAGATTTTACTATGCGCCAGCTTTTAGAAGCAGGTGTACATTTTGGTCACCAGACACAACGCTGGAATCCAAAAATGGCTCCCTATATTTACGGTCAGCGTAATAATATTCATATTATTGATCTCGCTCAGACTGTTCCGCTCTTGTATCAGGCACTTAAGCTTGTATCGGATACGGTTGCACATGGGGGACGTGTTCTATTTGTTGGCACCAAACGGCAGGCGTCTGATATTATTGCTGATGCAGCTAATCGGTCGGCTCAGTATTATGTTAACGCACGCTGGCTCGGCGGTATGCTGACAAATTGGAAAACAATTTCTAATTCGATACACCGTTTACGTAAACTTGATAAAATTCTGACGGCTGAAGCGCAAGGCTTTACTAAAAAAGAGCGTTTAAATCTTGAACGTGATCGTGAGAAACTAAATCGTGCGCTTGGTGGTATTAAGGATATGGGGTCTGTTCCAGATCTTATGTTTATTATTGATACAAATAAGGAAAATATTGCCATTCAAGAAGCAAAGCGTTTAGGTGTTCCTGTAATTGCTATTGTTGATACAAATTGTGATCCTGATGGTATTGATTATCCGATTCCAGGTAATGATGATGCCTCGCGTGCGATTTCTCTTTACTGTGATCTCGTTGCACGTGCTGCTCTTGATGGTATTGCTCGTCAACAAGGTGCAATGAATATTGATGTTGGGGCTCAGGTTGATGTACCTGTGGAGCCTGTTTTGGAAGATGCGGTTTCGGTTGTGGAATCATGA
- the tsf gene encoding translation elongation factor Ts, translating to MSITALQVKELRELSGAGMMDCKTALAETNGDMEAAVDWLRKKGIAKADKKAGRTAAEGLIGVVSKDLSAVLVEVNSETDFVARNDAFQEIVRNVAIAALGTQGSIESVSASIYPGSEKTVDAAIKDAIGTIGENMTLRRSAKLSVKDGVVATYIHNSVADGLGKLGVIVAIETSGNKDAAVAFGRQVAMHIAATNPLALTAKDVDAGAVEREKAIFSDQARQSGKPENIIEKMVEGRMRKFYEEVVLLSQAFVMNPDVTVEAALKDAEKSIGAPATITGFIRFVLGDGVEKEETDFAAEVAAVAKS from the coding sequence ATGAGCATTACTGCTTTACAAGTAAAAGAACTTCGCGAATTATCAGGGGCCGGTATGATGGATTGCAAAACAGCTCTGGCAGAAACTAATGGTGATATGGAGGCTGCGGTTGATTGGCTTCGTAAAAAAGGGATAGCCAAAGCAGATAAAAAAGCTGGGCGTACAGCAGCTGAAGGGTTGATCGGTGTAGTGTCGAAAGATTTAAGCGCTGTTTTGGTTGAGGTGAATTCTGAGACAGATTTTGTTGCACGTAATGATGCTTTTCAGGAAATTGTACGTAATGTAGCTATTGCTGCTTTGGGTACACAGGGTAGTATTGAGTCTGTGTCTGCATCTATTTATCCAGGTTCTGAAAAAACTGTAGATGCAGCGATTAAAGATGCAATTGGCACAATTGGTGAGAATATGACATTGCGTCGTTCGGCTAAACTGTCTGTTAAAGATGGTGTTGTTGCTACTTATATTCATAATAGTGTGGCTGATGGTCTTGGCAAGCTTGGAGTTATTGTCGCTATTGAAACTTCTGGAAATAAAGATGCTGCTGTTGCTTTTGGTCGTCAGGTTGCAATGCATATTGCTGCAACCAATCCATTAGCGTTAACAGCAAAGGATGTTGATGCTGGTGCTGTTGAGCGTGAAAAAGCAATTTTTTCTGATCAGGCACGTCAATCTGGAAAGCCTGAAAATATCATCGAAAAAATGGTAGAAGGGCGTATGCGTAAGTTTTACGAAGAGGTTGTTTTGCTTTCTCAAGCCTTTGTTATGAATCCTGATGTTACTGTTGAAGCTGCTTTAAAGGATGCTGAAAAATCAATTGGAGCACCAGCAACAATCACTGGTTTTATTCGTTTTGTTTTAGGTGATGGTGTGGAAAAGGAAGAAACTGATTTTGCTGCAGAAGTTGCAGCTGTAGCAAAGAGTTAA
- the pyrH gene encoding UMP kinase: MTLALRYKRILLKVSGEALMGGQSFGIDVSVADRIASDIAEVRAIGVEVAIVIGGGNIFRGVAVASRGGDRITGDHMGMLATAINSLALRTSLMKLGVETVVLSAIAMPQICESFSQRKAISYMNQGKVVIFAGGTGNPFFTTDSAATLRAAEIGADVLLKGTQVDGIYSADPKIDPTAKRFDQLTHVEILQWGLSVMDTTAVTLARENNVPIIVYSIHEKGGLIKVLNGTGRFTIVSE; the protein is encoded by the coding sequence ATGACGTTAGCTCTTCGATATAAACGTATTCTATTAAAAGTATCTGGTGAAGCGCTTATGGGGGGGCAAAGTTTTGGAATTGATGTTTCAGTTGCAGATCGTATTGCTTCCGATATTGCTGAGGTGCGGGCAATAGGTGTAGAAGTCGCTATTGTTATAGGTGGTGGTAATATTTTTCGTGGGGTTGCTGTTGCTTCACGGGGCGGAGATCGTATAACTGGCGATCATATGGGAATGCTTGCCACAGCTATTAATTCTTTAGCATTACGAACGTCATTAATGAAATTGGGGGTTGAGACGGTTGTATTGTCTGCGATTGCGATGCCACAAATTTGTGAAAGTTTTTCGCAACGTAAAGCGATAAGCTATATGAATCAGGGGAAAGTTGTTATTTTTGCCGGTGGTACAGGCAATCCATTTTTTACTACTGATTCTGCTGCTACTTTACGTGCGGCAGAGATTGGGGCAGATGTCTTATTGAAAGGAACGCAAGTAGACGGCATTTATTCTGCTGATCCAAAGATAGATCCTACAGCTAAGCGTTTTGATCAATTAACACATGTTGAAATTTTACAATGGGGATTGTCTGTTATGGATACAACAGCAGTAACTTTAGCACGTGAAAATAATGTGCCGATTATTGTTTATTCTATTCATGAAAAGGGTGGTTTGATTAAGGTATTGAATGGAACAGGTCGATTTACAATAGTATCGGAATAA
- the frr gene encoding ribosome recycling factor, whose protein sequence is MNVTSMMDDLKRRMDGAISAFKHELSGLRTGRASASLLEPLTVEAYGSIVPIQQVANISVPEPRMLLVSVWDKTMVGAVERAIRDSGLGFNPITDGINLRIPIPELNEERRKELVKIAHQYAEQARVATRHVRRDGMDNLKKLEKEGEISQDEVRNLSEKVQKLTDNTITDIDKILGVKETDIMQV, encoded by the coding sequence ATGAATGTTACATCGATGATGGATGATCTGAAACGTCGCATGGATGGTGCAATTTCAGCTTTTAAACACGAACTGAGTGGTTTGCGAACTGGACGAGCTTCAGCCAGTTTATTGGAGCCATTAACAGTTGAGGCTTATGGTTCTATTGTGCCTATACAACAGGTTGCTAATATTTCTGTTCCGGAACCACGTATGCTTTTAGTTTCTGTATGGGATAAAACGATGGTAGGAGCTGTGGAACGCGCTATTCGCGATTCTGGTCTTGGTTTCAATCCCATTACAGATGGTATAAATTTGCGTATTCCTATACCTGAATTGAATGAAGAGCGACGCAAAGAGCTAGTAAAAATTGCGCATCAATATGCAGAACAGGCTCGTGTTGCTACACGTCATGTTCGTCGTGATGGTATGGATAATTTAAAAAAATTAGAAAAGGAGGGTGAAATTAGTCAAGATGAAGTCCGTAATTTATCTGAGAAAGTTCAAAAACTCACAGATAACACCATTACAGATATCGATAAGATTTTGGGTGTGAAAGAAACGGATATTATGCAGGTTTAA
- a CDS encoding phosphatidate cytidylyltransferase, translating into MSNLVSRILTAFVFGTIALCLTWFGGVLFFLFVWGIGGFILYEWVNITKEKWRTSQKILAGIFYLIFGLFLTLTASALLIFSGLVVLAALLSIGSLGNIGWVFCGFLYASVPVVALSFLRGHEILGFWVVIFLFVVVWGTDIIAYFGGRTFRGPKLAPRFSPNKTWSGAISGTLAGILGGILVAFWVFDKSPANFFMPLLALILSIISQISDLGQSWLKRRFSVKNSSSLLPGHGGFMDRMDGLVGASFFLYIIGSFISGMNTPFNFFYMI; encoded by the coding sequence TTGTCTAATCTTGTTTCTCGTATTCTGACAGCTTTTGTTTTTGGCACTATTGCTTTGTGCTTGACATGGTTTGGAGGAGTTTTATTTTTTTTATTTGTGTGGGGAATTGGGGGCTTTATTCTTTATGAATGGGTTAACATCACCAAAGAAAAATGGAGAACTTCACAAAAAATACTAGCTGGGATTTTTTATTTGATTTTTGGTTTATTTTTAACGTTAACAGCATCTGCTCTATTGATCTTTAGTGGTTTAGTGGTTTTAGCAGCACTGTTAAGTATTGGATCTCTTGGAAATATTGGTTGGGTTTTTTGTGGTTTTTTGTATGCATCCGTTCCTGTCGTGGCCTTATCCTTTTTACGAGGTCATGAAATATTAGGATTTTGGGTAGTTATTTTTTTATTTGTGGTTGTATGGGGAACAGATATTATTGCATATTTTGGTGGTCGTACATTTCGTGGTCCAAAATTAGCACCACGGTTTTCGCCTAATAAGACATGGTCAGGGGCAATTAGCGGTACGCTTGCCGGAATTTTGGGTGGTATATTAGTTGCTTTTTGGGTTTTTGACAAAAGCCCAGCAAATTTTTTTATGCCATTACTTGCTTTAATTTTATCAATTATTTCACAAATAAGTGATTTAGGACAATCATGGCTGAAAAGGCGATTTTCTGTTAAAAACTCTAGTTCTTTATTACCTGGACATGGTGGATTTATGGATCGTATGGATGGGTTAGTTGGTGCTTCTTTTTTTCTATATATCATTGGTTCATTTATATCTGGTATGAACACACCTTTTAATTTTTTTTATATGATTTAA
- the rseP gene encoding RIP metalloprotease RseP: MEFFHHIFSVGGLFLRGVGIVFVIMVIIFVHEMGHYLIGRWCGIKVSVFSLGFGPQIFSYTDKYGTQWRLALILLGGYVKFVGDRDVTSMLSSQSFPQVRGSFASAHAWKRAATVFAGPLSNILFTIIVLTFFFFSYGRVAIEPVVGSLVKDAPAVQAGLVLGDRFVEMDGRRVESFEELIAYVTFHGEDPIEFKLERMGQVFKTVITPIMTERDDGFGNRVRVGMIGVGAPVDPANPTRLDQAYEKHIHYNFLGAVREASKRAAFIITQTVLFVSRLMEGREDRCQLSGPSKTVKIAWQISESGFISLLNFAAFLSIGIGLINLFPIPPLDGGHLLFYVIEAITGRQVPIKMQEIIFHIGFFVVFMFMIFALFNDYFCWFGY; encoded by the coding sequence TTGGAATTTTTTCATCATATATTTAGTGTAGGGGGATTGTTTTTAAGGGGGGTAGGTATTGTTTTCGTTATTATGGTTATCATTTTTGTACATGAAATGGGCCATTATCTTATTGGGCGATGGTGCGGTATTAAGGTATCAGTTTTTTCGCTTGGATTTGGGCCGCAAATATTCAGTTATACAGACAAATATGGTACACAGTGGCGTTTAGCACTTATTTTGTTGGGAGGGTATGTAAAATTTGTAGGGGATAGAGATGTGACAAGTATGCTATCATCACAATCTTTTCCACAAGTACGTGGTTCATTTGCGAGTGCTCATGCTTGGAAAAGAGCAGCGACTGTTTTTGCCGGTCCTTTATCTAATATCCTTTTTACCATTATTGTTTTAACATTTTTTTTCTTTTCTTATGGACGTGTCGCCATTGAACCTGTTGTTGGATCTTTGGTAAAAGACGCTCCTGCTGTTCAAGCTGGTTTGGTATTAGGCGATCGTTTTGTTGAAATGGATGGTCGGCGGGTTGAAAGTTTTGAAGAGTTGATAGCTTATGTAACTTTTCATGGTGAAGATCCTATAGAATTTAAATTAGAACGTATGGGGCAGGTGTTTAAAACAGTCATTACACCAATAATGACTGAGAGGGATGATGGGTTTGGCAATCGGGTTCGAGTTGGTATGATCGGTGTGGGAGCACCTGTTGATCCAGCTAATCCTACACGTTTAGATCAAGCTTATGAGAAACATATTCATTATAATTTTTTGGGAGCGGTGAGAGAGGCATCAAAACGTGCAGCATTTATCATTACTCAAACAGTTCTTTTTGTTAGTCGTTTGATGGAGGGGCGAGAAGATCGTTGTCAGTTAAGTGGCCCTTCTAAGACTGTTAAAATTGCTTGGCAGATTAGTGAATCAGGATTTATTTCTCTTTTAAATTTTGCAGCTTTTCTTTCAATTGGTATTGGCCTGATTAACCTTTTTCCAATTCCTCCACTTGATGGCGGACATTTATTATTTTATGTCATTGAGGCTATTACTGGGAGACAGGTGCCAATTAAAATGCAGGAAATTATTTTCCACATAGGTTTCTTTGTTGTTTTTATGTTTATGATTTTTGCACTATTTAATGATTATTTTTGTTGGTTTGGTTATTAA
- the bamA gene encoding outer membrane protein assembly factor BamA, with amino-acid sequence MTTNSKLLNAPSMLVLAMVVVAPTVAVTSISMVEKAQASVVHSIEVHGNKFVDAQIIRDNIQIVIGKNLASDDIDAVVKRLFSLGLFYDIKVNQVGSKLVISVKEYEVVNQVLFQGNKTLKDSDLKRFISLKPNETFSSAKLSADIRIIREAYSTVGRKNVAVTAQTVDLGKGRVNVVFNVVEGQKTKIADITFEGNNTFPTRRLRDVISTRPSGIFSLLMRGDVYNEERLAADEEALRRFYYNRGYADFRIVSSKVVFDEKSNSYKINFILDEGERYKIGDVQVESDIEGIDTQFIKEALKIRPGIIYNAAYVEKSVAIINNKVADAGYAFAKVDPRGNRDFTNRTISVVYNIEQGPRVYVQRIDIRGNEKTRDYVIRREIDLNEGDAYNQTLVQRAKRRLENLGFFKAVNISMIPTDEPDQVVLVVDVVEVPTGDLSFSGGYTTGGNTPGMSLEVSVTERNLGGRGQYVRLSLGAGQEKSRNYNLSFVEPHFLGYRLSAGVDIFRNTYRADNAYDVRQTGGSLRFGVSIFEQLSANLGYSYVQEEYDFGKGYDLTNDDVVKELYGKYSGAIVQAAKHSPWKRSSIIYGLTYSSIDDMNNPHDGLYVRAMQEYAGLGGNAQFLKTTGKAMMYKTLSDEMDLVSLLSVGSGYIHAIGKDGVRIFDMFKSDTDMIRGFKYNGIGPRQVSNNGEAHFLGGKTYMNATAELQFPIPVVPESLGFRGAVFADAATLYGHNYKPVLQDEAPVTDTGSAWRTSAGVSLMWESPFGPLRINYAWPITQKKGDQVQKFEFGISTKF; translated from the coding sequence ATGACTACAAATTCGAAACTTCTTAACGCACCATCTATGCTGGTGTTAGCTATGGTTGTAGTTGCTCCAACAGTAGCCGTTACGTCAATTTCGATGGTTGAAAAAGCACAGGCGTCTGTCGTTCATTCTATTGAGGTTCATGGTAATAAATTTGTGGATGCCCAGATAATTCGGGATAATATACAAATCGTAATTGGAAAAAATTTAGCAAGTGATGATATTGATGCTGTAGTGAAACGCCTTTTTTCATTAGGTTTATTTTATGACATTAAAGTAAATCAAGTGGGCAGTAAGTTGGTCATTTCCGTTAAGGAATATGAAGTAGTTAATCAAGTGTTATTTCAAGGGAATAAAACACTCAAAGATTCTGATCTTAAACGCTTTATTTCTTTGAAACCAAATGAAACTTTTAGTTCTGCTAAGCTTTCAGCTGATATAAGGATAATTCGTGAAGCTTATAGCACTGTTGGTCGAAAAAATGTTGCTGTCACAGCCCAGACTGTTGATTTAGGGAAAGGGCGTGTGAATGTGGTTTTCAATGTTGTTGAAGGTCAGAAGACGAAAATTGCCGATATTACATTTGAAGGAAATAATACATTTCCAACGCGCCGCTTACGTGATGTTATTTCAACAAGACCTTCAGGAATATTCTCATTATTGATGAGAGGTGATGTTTATAATGAAGAGCGTTTGGCTGCAGATGAAGAGGCATTGCGTCGTTTTTATTATAACCGTGGCTATGCAGATTTTCGGATTGTTTCATCTAAAGTAGTTTTTGATGAAAAGAGTAATAGTTACAAAATTAATTTCATTCTTGATGAAGGAGAACGCTATAAAATTGGCGATGTTCAGGTTGAGAGTGATATTGAGGGAATTGATACTCAATTTATAAAAGAGGCACTTAAAATCCGTCCAGGTATTATTTATAATGCAGCGTATGTTGAAAAATCTGTTGCAATTATCAATAATAAAGTTGCTGATGCTGGGTATGCCTTTGCTAAGGTTGATCCACGAGGAAATCGTGATTTTACAAATCGTACAATTTCGGTTGTCTATAATATTGAACAAGGTCCTCGGGTTTATGTTCAGCGGATTGATATACGTGGTAATGAAAAAACTCGAGATTATGTTATCCGTCGTGAAATTGATTTAAATGAGGGGGATGCTTATAATCAAACATTAGTGCAGCGGGCAAAGCGTCGACTAGAAAATTTGGGCTTTTTCAAAGCGGTAAATATTTCTATGATTCCAACGGATGAGCCTGATCAAGTTGTATTGGTTGTAGATGTTGTAGAGGTCCCGACAGGAGATCTTTCTTTCTCAGGTGGTTATACAACAGGGGGTAATACTCCGGGTATGTCTCTTGAGGTTTCTGTTACTGAGCGCAACCTTGGCGGGCGCGGTCAATATGTGAGGTTGAGTTTGGGGGCGGGGCAAGAGAAGTCTCGTAATTATAATCTGTCGTTTGTTGAGCCTCATTTTTTGGGTTATCGTTTGTCTGCTGGTGTTGATATTTTCCGCAATACTTATCGTGCTGATAATGCATATGATGTACGACAAACAGGAGGGTCGCTTCGATTTGGTGTATCAATTTTTGAGCAATTATCTGCGAATTTAGGTTATTCTTATGTGCAGGAAGAATATGATTTTGGTAAAGGTTATGATTTAACAAATGATGATGTCGTAAAAGAATTATATGGAAAATATTCTGGTGCGATTGTTCAGGCTGCAAAGCATAGCCCGTGGAAACGTTCATCCATTATTTATGGTCTGACCTATAGTTCTATTGATGATATGAATAATCCGCATGACGGTTTATATGTTCGTGCTATGCAGGAATATGCGGGGTTGGGTGGAAACGCTCAATTCTTAAAGACAACTGGTAAGGCAATGATGTACAAGACACTTTCTGATGAGATGGATCTTGTTAGTCTGCTTTCTGTTGGCAGTGGTTATATCCATGCAATAGGTAAAGATGGTGTCCGTATCTTTGATATGTTTAAAAGCGATACTGATATGATTCGGGGGTTCAAATATAACGGAATTGGTCCTCGTCAGGTTTCTAATAATGGTGAAGCACATTTTTTAGGCGGTAAAACATATATGAATGCAACTGCTGAGTTACAGTTTCCTATACCTGTTGTGCCTGAAAGTTTAGGTTTCCGTGGTGCTGTATTCGCAGATGCTGCAACGCTTTATGGTCATAATTATAAGCCTGTTCTTCAGGATGAAGCGCCGGTTACAGATACAGGGAGTGCATGGCGCACATCTGCGGGTGTTAGTTTGATGTGGGAATCACCGTTTGGTCCCCTTCGTATTAATTATGCTTGGCCCATAACTCAGAAAAAAGGTGATCAAGTGCAGAAATTTGAGTTTGGTATTTCTACTAAGTTCTAA
- the lpxD gene encoding UDP-3-O-(3-hydroxymyristoyl)glucosamine N-acyltransferase, whose protein sequence is MAGAFFFTPSRRLTVADIAELTGAKLLNPEFSNTVINTLSSIESAKEGSLVFIENQKFSEALLGSSAVAVFCTNDIAFKIPKSMAILVTSTPQRDFSQIGRILFPNSVKPIPWFGKKEISPHAYIHPSAKLEHDVCIEAGAVIGKNVEIGSGTLVSSTAVIGENCRIGRECYIAPKVTVQYSLIGDRVYLYPGVCIGQDGFGYVDDVSGIEKIPHLGRVIIQDGVEIGANTTIDRGTLEDTIIGEGSKIDNLVQIAHNVKIGRYCLIAAQCGIAGSTSIGDMSRLGGSVGVADHITIGECVQIAAGSGVMNDIPDGEKWGGIPARPFKQWFREVAALRSIGKVKREKR, encoded by the coding sequence ATGGCGGGTGCATTTTTTTTTACGCCTTCTCGGCGGTTGACAGTCGCTGATATTGCAGAGCTGACAGGTGCAAAACTTCTTAATCCAGAGTTTTCTAATACAGTTATAAACACTCTTTCTTCTATTGAAAGTGCTAAGGAAGGTTCTCTTGTTTTTATAGAGAATCAAAAATTTTCTGAGGCTTTATTAGGAAGTTCTGCAGTTGCTGTTTTTTGTACCAATGATATTGCTTTTAAGATTCCTAAGTCTATGGCAATTTTGGTGACATCAACACCGCAGCGTGATTTTTCTCAAATTGGGCGCATTTTATTTCCTAATTCTGTTAAACCAATACCTTGGTTTGGCAAAAAAGAAATTTCACCACATGCGTATATTCATCCAAGTGCTAAGCTTGAACATGATGTGTGTATTGAAGCGGGGGCTGTTATTGGTAAAAATGTTGAAATTGGTTCAGGTACACTTGTTTCATCAACTGCTGTTATTGGTGAAAATTGCCGTATTGGACGTGAATGCTATATTGCTCCTAAAGTTACAGTTCAATACTCTTTAATAGGCGATAGAGTTTATCTTTATCCTGGAGTTTGCATTGGGCAGGATGGTTTTGGCTATGTTGATGATGTTTCTGGAATTGAAAAAATTCCACATCTTGGTCGTGTAATCATTCAAGATGGTGTAGAAATTGGTGCAAATACAACAATTGATCGTGGAACACTTGAAGATACAATTATTGGTGAAGGAAGCAAAATTGATAATTTAGTACAAATTGCTCATAATGTAAAAATTGGTCGTTATTGTCTTATTGCTGCTCAATGTGGGATTGCTGGAAGTACATCTATAGGTGATATGTCCAGGCTTGGTGGAAGTGTTGGAGTGGCAGATCATATCACGATAGGTGAGTGTGTTCAAATTGCTGCTGGAAGTGGTGTCATGAATGATATTCCAGATGGCGAAAAATGGGGTGGAATTCCAGCGCGACCATTTAAACAGTGGTTTCGTGAAGTAGCGGCATTACGGAGTATTGGCAAAGTCAAAAGGGAGAAACGTTGA
- the fabZ gene encoding 3-hydroxyacyl-ACP dehydratase FabZ — protein sequence MVNTGEIKSLETVDIDKLLSILPHRYPFLLIDRIIEIDGDHKAIGIKNVTINEPYFMGHFPEKPVMPGVLILEAMAQTAGAISLLKLDDKKTGLVYLMTVDNAKFRKPVVPGDQLKLHVQLLKKRSGLRRFSCVAEVEGIRVSEAEVSAMIVESEQTMK from the coding sequence ATGGTCAACACAGGAGAGATCAAAAGTCTAGAAACTGTAGATATTGATAAATTGCTGTCAATATTACCGCATCGTTATCCGTTTTTATTGATTGATCGTATCATTGAAATTGATGGTGATCACAAAGCTATTGGTATTAAAAATGTGACAATTAATGAGCCCTATTTTATGGGGCATTTTCCTGAAAAGCCAGTTATGCCTGGTGTTTTAATTTTAGAAGCTATGGCGCAAACAGCAGGAGCTATTTCACTTTTAAAATTAGATGATAAAAAAACAGGCTTAGTTTACCTTATGACTGTTGATAATGCAAAATTTCGTAAACCAGTTGTACCCGGTGATCAGTTAAAGCTTCATGTTCAACTGTTAAAAAAGCGATCCGGTCTTAGACGTTTTTCATGTGTTGCGGAAGTAGAGGGTATTCGCGTTTCTGAAGCAGAAGTTTCTGCAATGATTGTCGAATCAGAGCAAACAATGAAATAG